GTAAGTCCGGAAGAGAATAGCAGTTCATGAATGAACTGGTCGGAGGAAAACAATCCGGTCCAGCCGTTTTCATTAACCAAATTGCGCACGACCTCTGCCGCATCGGTAGTGTTTTCGCAAAACAGGAATTTTCCGTTGAGGGCGGTAAACTGCCGGGCAAAAACCTCCTCCGGCGATTCCGGAGGAATAACATAAATTTCCGATTCAATATCCAGGTTTGCGGGATTCTCCGGAACGCCCTGAATCAAAGCTGCCCGCACCTTTTTCAGTATCTTTTCCCTGGATTTGGAATCTTCCATGAATCAAAAAAGGGTTGGGTTGGGGCCGTCCTTAACAGGCTCTTCCTGTTTTGTTTCACTGTCCGGATCTTTTTTCGGAACGGAATGCGTTTCACCGTTCTTCTTCTCTATTTCAGGCAGAAGAATCTCCGCTTTATAGAAAGGTCGTTTTCCGAAAATGGTTTCAAGGTCCTCTTTGAAAATCACCTCCTTCTCCAGCAACTGGTTTGCAAGTTGCGTGAGTTTATCCTTATTCGAGGCGAGAAGCTGTTTGGTCCGGTTGTACGCTTTCTCAATCAATTTGCTCACTTCCTCATCTATTGTCTGGGCCGTTTTTTCGGAATATGGTTTCTGGAATCCGAACTCAGTCTGTCCGGATGAATCATAGAAACTGATATTGCCCAGTTTCTCATTCAGTCCGTAATACACCACCATGGCGTATGCCTGCTTGGTGATTTTCTCAAGGTCGCTGAGGGCTCCGGTGGAAATTTTACCAAAGGCGATCTCTTCGGCGGCACGACCACCCAGGGCTGCACACATTTCATCAAAGAGTTGTTCAGTGGTGGTGATCTGACGCTCTTCCGGGAGGTACCATGCCGCTCCGAGCGAACGGCCGCGGGGAACGATGGTAACTTTTACGAGTGGAGACGCGTGCTCCACCAGCCAGGAGACAGTAGCATGTCCGGCTTCATGAAACGCTATGACTTGCTTTTCCTCTTTTGTGACAATTTTATTCTTCTTCTCCAGTCCGCCAACGATCCGGTCAACGGCATCAAGGAAGTCCTGTTTATCCACTTTATTTTTCTCTTTACGGGCAGCGATCAGTGCTGCTTCATTACAGATATTAGCAATATCTGCGCCGGAGAATCCGGGTGTTTGGCGGGCCAAAAAGTCAATATCAACACTGGTATCAAGTTTGAGCGGCCGCAAATGCACTTTAAAAATTTCTCTTCGTTCGATCAGGTCGGGCATATCCACAAAAATCTGCCGGTCGAAACGTCCGGGTCGCAGCAGAGCCCGGTCGAGTATATCGGCCCGGTTGGTGGCGGCAAGAATGATCACTCCGCTGTTTGTTCCAAAGCCGTCCATTTCCGTGAGGAGCTGGTTCAGCGTATTTTCTCTTTCATCATTCGCCCCATGGGAAACGCTGCGCCCGCGCGCGCGCCCGATGGCATCAATCTCATCAATAAAAATGATACAAGGTGCCTTTTCTTTTGCCTGACGAAAGAGATCACGCACACGGGAGGCGCCCACACCCACAAACATTTCCACAAAATCAGATCCTGAGAGAGAAAAGAAGGGCACCTTGGCCTCCCCGGCTACTGCTTTTGCCAACAGGGTTTTCCCGGTACCGGGGGGTCCCACGAGCAATGCGCCTTTAGGAATTTTGGCTCCCAGAACAGTGTATTTTTTGGGATTCTTTAAAAAGTCAACGATCTCTTTGAGTTCGACCTTGGCTCCGTCGAGACCTGCCACATCATTGAAGTTGATCTGAACGTTGGTATCCTTATCGAAGAGCTGGGCTTTAGATTTTCCGATATTAAAAATCTGACCCGGGCCGCCTCCGGAAGGGCCGCTCATACGCCGCATGATAAAGACCCAGAATAAAACGATCAGAATAATAGGAAGTATCCACCCCAGGTGATCACCGAACTCCACCCGCTCACGGTCGGCAGGAATGATGCGGCTTTCCTGGGCAATATCCTGCTGGAACTCCTCCACTGAAGCCATGAAGTTTCCCACCTCAGGGATCCGGTAATAGTAGTGCGGTCCCCGGTTCGCTTTCACTTCCGCATGAGCCTTTTCAGATACGAGGTAAGACGTTTTGATAAAAATTTCCGCCTCCCGCTTATTGATGATATCTATTTTGTCTACCTGCTGGTTGCGCAGCAGTTCAGATACTTTCTGGAGAGAAATTTCCTTCGGTGTACCTTTAAAGTCAAGGAAACTAAGCCCCAGGAGCAACACCACCAGGATCACGTAGATCCAGTAGAAATTAATACTGTTTTTAGGTAGTTGCGGTTTCTTTGGGAGCTTGTCTTTGATCCCTTTATATTGCCCCTTTTGCTGACCCTGCCTGTTCTCGCTGTTCTCGCTCATGTTCCTTCAGTTCTTGATATGGGAAATCCCTGCGTCAGCCCAAAGAGATTCCAGGTTATAAAATGCCCGTGGCTCCGGCTGAAAAACATGGGCCACAACAGAGCCGTAATCGAGAAGAATCCATTCCGCATTTTCATGCCCTTCCGAATGCCAGGGTTTCTCTCCGGTTTCCTTTTTAACTTCCTCTTCAATAGCATCTGCAATGGCCTCTACCTGTGTACGAGAATTGCCCTGACAAATAATAAAAAAGTCGCAAACCGACGTGTTAATCCCACGAAGATCCATTACCACTATATCCGTCCCTTTCTTCTCCCGTATTCCGTCTGCAACGGCTGAAGCCAAAAGCTCCGAAGGATCTTTGGTTTTTTTCACTACCCGGGGCTTCGTGCGCCCCCGGCTTGCTTTTTTTACTACTTTTTTTGCCATACTGCTTGTATCAAAGTTAGTCAAATTTACCCAACAAAAGCCTTAATTTTAGGGACTTCCACGTCCTATGTCGACTCTCTTCTTTGGTCATTTTCATATTCATCTGGATTCTACCGACTCCACCAATTCGCATGCCATGCGTTTGCTGGAAAATGAGGAAATCCCGGAAGGGGGCATTGTAAGTGCCGGTGTACAGACGGCGGGTCGCGGGCAAAGGGGCTCACAATGGGAAAGTTTTCCCAATGAAAACCTGCTTTTCACATTGTTATTGAAGCCTGCCTTTTTGGGGATCGGCGAGCAGATGATGCTCACTCTTTTTGCCTCACTCGGCATCTGCAGCTACGTGACAAGCCGTCTGAAGAATACTGATAAAGTAGCAGGTGTGCGGATAAAATGGCCGAATGACATTTATTACGGGGACCGGAAACTGGCAGGTATTCTGATTGAAAATCAGATTTCAGGCACATCAGTCAGGCATTCCCTTACCGGAATCGGATTGAACCTCAACTCCCGGATGAGCGAGATGCCCTTTCCTTCCGTTTCGCTCCGGGAGATCACCGGAAAGCTTTATGATGTTCGTACAGAGCTGACAGAGCTGGCAGGTCACCTGGAAAGTTATTACCTGCGCCTGCGGTCGCAGCACTACGGTGATCTGAGGGAAAAATATCATTCTCTGCTTTACCGCAAAGACGAACCACAACGGTTCCGCAGCGGAACATGCGACTGGACGGGGATTATACGGGGAATCACTGATACCGGATTACTCCTGGTGGAGCGGGAAGGAAAGCTGGAGACATTTGCCCATAAGGAACTGATATTCCTTATCTGATCTCTTTCATTTTTGATGCGAGAATATTAAAAAAGTTCGAGAGCGGTTTTTCCACCATCATTCGCATCATAGGGTTCATATCGGATTCAAAAATAAGTTGTCCGCGGCTATGACTTCCGTTGGCAGAGATCACCGCATTCAGTGTGAAAGAGAAAGGGATCTTTCCACCATGCGACACAATCGAAATGCGCTCGTTGGGCACCCGTTCGGTGATCTTCATTCCGATGGTGGCCATACCGTTAATCACAAAAGAGCACTCATCCGCACTTGCCTTCCAGTCGGTGACCTGCGGAGGCATCATTTTCCCGAAATTGCTGAAGTCGGAGAGAAAGACGAACACGTTCTCTTGTGAATTCTCAATATCTACGACCTGACTTTCGATCTTCATGTATCACTTTTTTCCCCAGCCGGAAGGATCATCCCGCCATGCCTTCAGGGATTTTAGCTGTTTATCTGTTACATAGCCGGATGCCAGCGCCTGCTGCATCAGGATCTCATAACCGCAGAGCGTAACGAGTTCACACTTCGACTTTTTAAAATTATCCGAAGCGGCTTTGAAGCCATAGGTAAAGATAGCGCTCATGCCTTTGACTTCGCAGCCTGCCTGCCGCAGGGCATCCACTGCCTTGAGGCTGCTGCTGCCTGTAGATACCAGGTCTTCGATCACCACTACCGACTGACCCTTGACCACATCACCCTCGATCAGATTCTCCATGCCATGCTTTTTGGGCTCCGGCCGGACGTAGATGAACGGCAGACCCATATCCTGTGCCACCAGCGCTCCATGCGCAATGGCTCCTGTGGCCACACCCGCTATGACATCCACCTTTCCGATGCGCTCATTGATTACATTTACAAATTGCTGGCGGATATACGTGCGGATCTTGGGATAAGACAGGGTCTTCCTGTTATCACAATAGATCGGTGAAAGCCACCCGGAGGCCCATGTAAAGGGTTTGTCAGGTTGTAAACGAATTGCTTTGATTTGGAGCAAAAATTCAGCAATTTTAAGCGCTGATTCCGTTTGATGGATCATACTCCAAATATAACGGGAAACAAGGCACCACGTTCTAATGATAAAAATTTTTCTTCAGGACCGATCCATGACCATCGTCAGGGATGCACCCCGGACGGCTCCCGGCAAAGGAGTTCTGATGGTTCATTCCGACTCGGTGGGAACCACATTGCAGGCTTTCCGTGCCTTTGAGCACAATCACTTGCTGGAAAACATGCTCTTGATTCATCCGAATCCCATTTCGCATATCGGGGAATTGAAGGAGCGGATGAAAACGGTGATTGCCGCAGGAGGTATTGTGCAGAACGCGAACGGAGAATTGCTGATGATATTCCGAAAAGGCAAATGGGATCTGCCGAAGGGAAAGCTGGAACCCGGCGAATCACCGGATGCGGGGGCCGTTAGGGAGGTAATGGAAGAATGCGGTGTGCCCCTGCCGGAAACAGAAGGATTCTTCGGCCGGACATATCACGTGTATAATGAAAAAGAAGAGCCGATTCTGAAAGAAACCTGGTGGTTTAAAATGAAGTTGCAAAATTCTCCGGCTCTGCACGCGCAAAAGGAAGAAGGAATCACAGAGGCAGTTTGGGCAGATGAAAAAACGGTAACAGAGCGAATGCCGTTTTGTTACGGCGCGATCGGAGATTTGCTGAAACACTGGATGGAAAGAAACAGGCAGTAGCCGCTACAACGGAATCTACCAGCCGGAAGCCAGTACATCGGCGAGGTGCATGACTTTCAGCGGCTTTTCCTGTTTTTTAAGGTAACCTTCCAGGTGAAGAAGGCAGGAAAGATCCGTTGAGATCAGGTAATCGGCACCGGTGGCCAACGCATTGGAACATTTCTGCTCCGCCATGCCAACGGCAATGGGTTCGAATTTTACAGAGAAAGTGCCGCCGAATCCGCAGCAGGTTTCTGTATCCGCCATTTCGATCAGGTCAAGTCCCTGCACTTTTGATAACAGCAGCCGCGGCTCGTTCTTGATTCGTACTTCGCGCAGCGCACTGCAGGCATCATGGTAGGTTGCTTTTCCTTCAAACTTTGCTCCAAAATCCGTGAACTTTAACACATTCACAAGAAAGTCCGAAAGTTCAAATATGTTTTTCTGTAATTGTCTGCATTCGTTGTGCAATACCGAATTATTAAACATTTCCGGGTAATAATTCTTCACCATTCCCACGCAGGAAGCTGAAGGAGCAACAACATAACGATCGTTCTGGAATTCCCGGATAAACTTCTCCCCTACCGCCTTGCATTCATCCCAGTAACCTGAGTTGAAAGCAGGCTGTCCGCAGCAGGTCTGCTCCGGGTTATAATTTACAACACACCCTGCCTTTTCAAGCACTTTGACCATATTAAAGGCCGTTTGCGGATAAAACTGATCTATGAAGCAGGGAATGAATATATCTACGATCATACCGGGGGGGCGTATTCTGGATGCGAATATACGAAGGAACAGGGGCTTTTACTGATTTTTTGACATTGAAACCCTTAACAGCAGTAAAAACCCAACTACGAAAAAAAGTATCAGTGCCAGCACTGCACTTCTCATATCCCAGAATTGTTCGATGAGCGCAAAAACCGCCATTCCGCAAACAGTACACAGTTTATCGGTTACATCAAAGAAGCTGAAAAAAGAAGCATGATCCTCTGTATCCGGCAGTAGTTTGGAGTAAGTGGAACGTGACATCGCCTGTATTCCTCCCATCACAAAACCTACGAGGCCGGCCACCACGTAAAACTGAACGGCGCTGCTCACAAAATAAGCTGCAACACAAACCAGTATCCATATCAGCACAGCGGCGCTCAGCGTGAAAACATTGCCCTTGACCGCCGACAACCTGGAAAATCCAACAGCCCCGATGATGGCCACAAACTGCAGAATAAGAATTGTAGTGATGAGCTGGGAAGAAGAGAGATTCAGGACCTTGGAGCCAAAAAGGGTAGCAACGAGCATGACTGTCTGCACGCCCATATTATACACAAAGAAGGCTGACAGGAACTTCGCCAGGTATTTATGCTTTAGGAGCTGCTTCCGTACCTTCATCAGTTCACGGTATCCGTTCAGCAGGTAATTTCCCGAGGGCGACCGGTTGTACAGATTACCCGGCAGTAATGCGAAAGGAATTTGCGCAAAACCTATCCACCACACACCAACAGAAACAAACGACCAGCGGAGGGCGTCCAGTTGTTCTGATTCCTCCGCCGACATCACATAGACAAGATTGAGGATAAGCAGAATGGCACTTCCGAAATATCCCATTGAGAATCCCCGTGCGCTCACTCTGTCTTGTTGCTCCGGGGCGGCAATTTCCGGAAGGAACGCATTATAAAAGACGAGTCCGCCGTTGAAACCGATATTTGCCAGCATCACTGTTGCAAGACCCAGCGTGATGTTACTGGCAGAAAAGAAATATAAGCCCGCACAGGCCAACGCTCCGATGTAGGTAAAGATCATCAGAAATCCTTTTTTTCGGCCAGAATAATCTGCCACACCGGATAGGAGCGGCGCCAGAATGGCGGTAATCAGATTGGCTGCAGCGAGGGCAAGGGTATAAATCGCTGTGTTCTTGAACTCCATCCCGAAGACCCATACCGTGTCACCGGCTCCGTCTTTCGTAAGGTTTTCATAAAAAATGGGAAAAAGTGCAGCCGTAATAACCAGGGGGTATGATGAATTTGCCCAATCGAAAAATGTCCAGGCGGTAATGATCCTCTTATTTCCTTTAACTTCTGACATCAGAACCAGCGTCGGTAGACCTTAGACTCCTGAAAACGTTTGTAGAATTTCGGAATGGGTGGAGAGAAACGCCAGCCTATAGTAAACTCTCCGTAAAAAAATGTCTGATCCCATAACATATATTTATCTGCTGTTGCCCAGTTATTGCTGTCCCACTTTCCCAAAATTCGAATAAAAAATCTGGGGGCATTATACCCGAAGGCCGCCCTGGCGTCCTGACTCCAGCCCATTTTACCAAGATCAGCGATCTCTCCTTCACGCGAGGAGTAATACTGCCGCTGCAGATCAAACATTCCGTTCAGTGAAAGATTCAGGAACCATCGTTTGCGGACCACAAAATTTACAGAGCCTCCGCCACCAAGACTCAGCCCGCTGGTTTGAAGATTATTCCAGTTTCCCCATAGCGAGTCATGCACGGAACGCAAGGCAGAAGGGATCAATCCGCTGTCGGACCATGCCCGGTTGGTATAGATCGTTCCCGCCAGCATCCAGCTAAAAGCCGTTTTGAGCTGACGTGCAACAGAGGCATAAGACGATCCGAGGGAAAACTTCCGGTTATTGAACGTATACAGCAATTTAGACTTGAACATAAAAATGGACATACTTGGATCATAATAGAACTGCGCTCCGGAATCCTTCGGGATGTATCCGTACACAGGAACCCCTTCGACGGTATCAATGAATGAATTCTCATCGTAGAAACCCTGGTACTTTTTGATGCTGTTTTCGCTGCGGAATTTCCCTGCGTTAAAGTTCAGCGAAAGACCGCGGTACTCTGTTTTACCTCCCAGGGGATCATTTTTAACGGGATAGCTATAGAAATCAAAACCCACACCCAGGATATCGAAATCAAGACTAAGTCCCAGGGAATGTGCAGAGTTCGCCTTGAACTTGACATCCTTATAATTCAGGAAAGTGTCTTTAAGAAAAACCTCGAAGTGCTTTTCCGACTGGGTGAGTCCGATGACCAGCTTGGTAGGATACTTTGTAATATAATTCGTATCGTATTTCAGGGAATTTACATCCGGGCTAACCGTAACGGAAGGATTTCCGTTCTGGGCAAGACCGGATCCGGAGAGCATACTACCAGCACACAGCAGGCAGAGTATTTTACTGCGGATCATCCTTTGACAGAGGCGCGGATAATATTCAATGCTCCACCAGCTTTGAACCATTCGATCTGTTGGGCATTGTAGCTGTGATTCACTGTGATCTCGTCTTTACTGCCGTCGGAGTGCGTGAAAAGCATTGTAAGCGGTTTTCCGGGAGTAAAAGAAGTGAGTCCGACAATATCAATACTATCGTCTTCTTTTATCTTGTTATAATCCTCTTTGTTTGCAAAGGTGAGTGCCAGCATTCCTTGCTTTTTGAGATTGGTTTCATGGATGCGGGCGAAGGATTTTACCAAAACCGCGCGAACCCCGAGGTGACGCGGCTCCATGGCAGCGTGCTCCCGCGATGAACCTTCTCCATAGTTCTCGTCGCCAACCACCACCGATCCATAACCCGCCGCTTTGTAACTGCGCTGCACTTTAGGAACGCTTTCATACTGTCCGCTGATCTGGTTCTTTACGGAATCTGTTTTCTCATTGAAGAAATTCACCGCACCGATGAGCATATTATTAGAAATATTGTCGAGGTGTCCCCGGTATTTAAGCCAGGGGCCGGCCATTGAGATGTGATCCGTGGTACACTTACCCTTCACTTTGATCAGAAGTTTAAGGCCTGCAAGATTGGCACCTTCCCATGGGCGGAACGGATCCAGCAGCTGAAGGCGATCGGATTTCGGATCTACGATCACCTGAACGCTGGCCCCATCCGCTGCCGGAGCCTGGTATCCTGCATCTTCGACAGCGAATCCTTTCAGTGGCAGCTCATTACCGGATGGCGGATCAAGTTTCACCTGTTTACCTTCTGAATTGGTGAGCGTATCGGTCAGCGGGTTGAATGTCAGGTCACCCGCTATGGCGAGTGCCGTAACCAACTCCGGCGATGCCACAAAAGCATAGGTATTCGGATTTCCGTCGGCCCGTTTCGCGAAATTCCTGTTAAATGAATGCACAATGGTGTTTTTCTCACCCTTACTTGCCCCTGCTCTGTCCCACATGCCAATGCAGGGTCCGCAGGCGTTGGCGAACACATTTGCGCCAATATTATTGAAGGCGGCGATATATCCGTCGCGGTCAATGGTATAGCGAACCAGTTCCGAGCCGGGGGTGATAGTAAACTGAGCCTTTGCTTTTAGCTTTTTGTCCACAGCCTGTTTCGCCAGTGATGCTGCGCGGGAAATATCCTCGTAGGAGGAGTTGGTACATGAACCGATGAGTCCGACCTCTACTTTCAGGGGCCAGCCATTCTTAACGGCCGTTTCCTTCATTTTGGAAATCGGAGTAGCCAGGTCAGGAGTAAAGGGGCCATTGAGATGGGGTTCCAGTTCGGAAAGATTAATTTCCAGCACCTCGTCAAAATATTTTGCCGGCTCTGCATAAACCTCTGCATCTCCCGTAAGGTGTTCTTTCACTTTTGATGCCAGTTCTGCAATGTCTGCCCGGTTGGTAGCACGAAGATAGCGGTCCATGGAAGCATCATATCCAAAGGTGGATGTAGTTGCACCGATCTCAGCGCCCATATTGCAGATCGTTCCTTTTCCGGTGCAGGAAAGCGATTCGGCGCCGGGGCCGAAATACTCCACCACCTTATCTGTTCCACCCTTGACAGTTAGCAAACCTGCGACTTTCAAAATAACGTCCTTTGCAGAGACCCATCCACTCAATTTACCTGTAAGTTTCACGCCGATGAGTTTCGGCATTTTCAGTTCCCAGGGAAGTCCGGCCATTACGTCACATGCATCTGCACCACCCACACCAATGGCGATCATGCCCAGCCCACCTGCGTTCACCGTATGAGACACCGTTCCGATCATCATTCCA
Above is a genomic segment from Bacteroidia bacterium containing:
- a CDS encoding DUF4421 family protein — encoded protein: MIRSKILCLLCAGSMLSGSGLAQNGNPSVTVSPDVNSLKYDTNYITKYPTKLVIGLTQSEKHFEVFLKDTFLNYKDVKFKANSAHSLGLSLDFDILGVGFDFYSYPVKNDPLGGKTEYRGLSLNFNAGKFRSENSIKKYQGFYDENSFIDTVEGVPVYGYIPKDSGAQFYYDPSMSIFMFKSKLLYTFNNRKFSLGSSYASVARQLKTAFSWMLAGTIYTNRAWSDSGLIPSALRSVHDSLWGNWNNLQTSGLSLGGGGSVNFVVRKRWFLNLSLNGMFDLQRQYYSSREGEIADLGKMGWSQDARAAFGYNAPRFFIRILGKWDSNNWATADKYMLWDQTFFYGEFTIGWRFSPPIPKFYKRFQESKVYRRWF
- the ftsH gene encoding ATP-dependent zinc metalloprotease FtsH, which produces MSENSENRQGQQKGQYKGIKDKLPKKPQLPKNSINFYWIYVILVVLLLGLSFLDFKGTPKEISLQKVSELLRNQQVDKIDIINKREAEIFIKTSYLVSEKAHAEVKANRGPHYYYRIPEVGNFMASVEEFQQDIAQESRIIPADRERVEFGDHLGWILPIILIVLFWVFIMRRMSGPSGGGPGQIFNIGKSKAQLFDKDTNVQINFNDVAGLDGAKVELKEIVDFLKNPKKYTVLGAKIPKGALLVGPPGTGKTLLAKAVAGEAKVPFFSLSGSDFVEMFVGVGASRVRDLFRQAKEKAPCIIFIDEIDAIGRARGRSVSHGANDERENTLNQLLTEMDGFGTNSGVIILAATNRADILDRALLRPGRFDRQIFVDMPDLIERREIFKVHLRPLKLDTSVDIDFLARQTPGFSGADIANICNEAALIAARKEKNKVDKQDFLDAVDRIVGGLEKKNKIVTKEEKQVIAFHEAGHATVSWLVEHASPLVKVTIVPRGRSLGAAWYLPEERQITTTEQLFDEMCAALGGRAAEEIAFGKISTGALSDLEKITKQAYAMVVYYGLNEKLGNISFYDSSGQTEFGFQKPYSEKTAQTIDEEVSKLIEKAYNRTKQLLASNKDKLTQLANQLLEKEVIFKEDLETIFGKRPFYKAEILLPEIEKKNGETHSVPKKDPDSETKQEEPVKDGPNPTLF
- a CDS encoding MFS transporter, which codes for MSEVKGNKRIITAWTFFDWANSSYPLVITAALFPIFYENLTKDGAGDTVWVFGMEFKNTAIYTLALAAANLITAILAPLLSGVADYSGRKKGFLMIFTYIGALACAGLYFFSASNITLGLATVMLANIGFNGGLVFYNAFLPEIAAPEQQDRVSARGFSMGYFGSAILLILNLVYVMSAEESEQLDALRWSFVSVGVWWIGFAQIPFALLPGNLYNRSPSGNYLLNGYRELMKVRKQLLKHKYLAKFLSAFFVYNMGVQTVMLVATLFGSKVLNLSSSQLITTILILQFVAIIGAVGFSRLSAVKGNVFTLSAAVLIWILVCVAAYFVSSAVQFYVVAGLVGFVMGGIQAMSRSTYSKLLPDTEDHASFFSFFDVTDKLCTVCGMAVFALIEQFWDMRSAVLALILFFVVGFLLLLRVSMSKNQ
- a CDS encoding NUDIX domain-containing protein, translated to MIKIFLQDRSMTIVRDAPRTAPGKGVLMVHSDSVGTTLQAFRAFEHNHLLENMLLIHPNPISHIGELKERMKTVIAAGGIVQNANGELLMIFRKGKWDLPKGKLEPGESPDAGAVREVMEECGVPLPETEGFFGRTYHVYNEKEEPILKETWWFKMKLQNSPALHAQKEEGITEAVWADEKTVTERMPFCYGAIGDLLKHWMERNRQ
- a CDS encoding orotate phosphoribosyltransferase, whose amino-acid sequence is MIHQTESALKIAEFLLQIKAIRLQPDKPFTWASGWLSPIYCDNRKTLSYPKIRTYIRQQFVNVINERIGKVDVIAGVATGAIAHGALVAQDMGLPFIYVRPEPKKHGMENLIEGDVVKGQSVVVIEDLVSTGSSSLKAVDALRQAGCEVKGMSAIFTYGFKAASDNFKKSKCELVTLCGYEILMQQALASGYVTDKQLKSLKAWRDDPSGWGKK
- a CDS encoding (Fe-S)-binding protein; its protein translation is MIVDIFIPCFIDQFYPQTAFNMVKVLEKAGCVVNYNPEQTCCGQPAFNSGYWDECKAVGEKFIREFQNDRYVVAPSASCVGMVKNYYPEMFNNSVLHNECRQLQKNIFELSDFLVNVLKFTDFGAKFEGKATYHDACSALREVRIKNEPRLLLSKVQGLDLIEMADTETCCGFGGTFSVKFEPIAVGMAEQKCSNALATGADYLISTDLSCLLHLEGYLKKQEKPLKVMHLADVLASGW
- the rsfS gene encoding ribosome silencing factor, coding for MAKKVVKKASRGRTKPRVVKKTKDPSELLASAVADGIREKKGTDIVVMDLRGINTSVCDFFIICQGNSRTQVEAIADAIEEEVKKETGEKPWHSEGHENAEWILLDYGSVVAHVFQPEPRAFYNLESLWADAGISHIKN
- a CDS encoding aconitate hydratase, translating into MAHDKDMISKVYANLPARVAEARNRMGRPLTLTEKILYAHLADALPQAAYERGKSYVDFKPDRVAMQDATAQMALLQFMQAGRPKVAVPSTVHCDHLITAKDSSRQDLDRAVQVNQEVYNFLSSVSNKYGIGFWKPGAGIIHQVILENYAFPGGMMIGTVSHTVNAGGLGMIAIGVGGADACDVMAGLPWELKMPKLIGVKLTGKLSGWVSAKDVILKVAGLLTVKGGTDKVVEYFGPGAESLSCTGKGTICNMGAEIGATTSTFGYDASMDRYLRATNRADIAELASKVKEHLTGDAEVYAEPAKYFDEVLEINLSELEPHLNGPFTPDLATPISKMKETAVKNGWPLKVEVGLIGSCTNSSYEDISRAASLAKQAVDKKLKAKAQFTITPGSELVRYTIDRDGYIAAFNNIGANVFANACGPCIGMWDRAGASKGEKNTIVHSFNRNFAKRADGNPNTYAFVASPELVTALAIAGDLTFNPLTDTLTNSEGKQVKLDPPSGNELPLKGFAVEDAGYQAPAADGASVQVIVDPKSDRLQLLDPFRPWEGANLAGLKLLIKVKGKCTTDHISMAGPWLKYRGHLDNISNNMLIGAVNFFNEKTDSVKNQISGQYESVPKVQRSYKAAGYGSVVVGDENYGEGSSREHAAMEPRHLGVRAVLVKSFARIHETNLKKQGMLALTFANKEDYNKIKEDDSIDIVGLTSFTPGKPLTMLFTHSDGSKDEITVNHSYNAQQIEWFKAGGALNIIRASVKG
- a CDS encoding biotin--[acetyl-CoA-carboxylase] ligase translates to MSTLFFGHFHIHLDSTDSTNSHAMRLLENEEIPEGGIVSAGVQTAGRGQRGSQWESFPNENLLFTLLLKPAFLGIGEQMMLTLFASLGICSYVTSRLKNTDKVAGVRIKWPNDIYYGDRKLAGILIENQISGTSVRHSLTGIGLNLNSRMSEMPFPSVSLREITGKLYDVRTELTELAGHLESYYLRLRSQHYGDLREKYHSLLYRKDEPQRFRSGTCDWTGIIRGITDTGLLLVEREGKLETFAHKELIFLI